CACATCTTGTGGGCAAAAGAACTCGATATTGGCGGTCTAGCAGGAGGCGAACTCGGTGGACGCAGTTACGGAATTGGAGATGCATACGAAGGCAAATGGGGAGGATCTTTTGGAGCTGGTGCACCAATAATCCTTGCTGGGAGACTCTACTACATTGAAGGCGGAGCAAATGGAGACGCACCTGTAGTCACACATTGTGTAGACTTAAGCACAGGAGAAGAACTATGGAGCAAAGTTTTTGGCAATAATCAAACAATATCCTTTGGACAAATACTCTATTGGGACACCTACAACTACCACGGAGCATATCCATACCTGTACATCCAAGAGGGTGGTGCATCAATGTTTGGACCACCTGTGCCTGGAAAGTTGACTGCATTTGATGCCTTGAATGGCGACTGGAGATTTACAATCGATAACGTTCCTGCGGGTACCACTCTGTATGGGCCTAACAACGAACTCTATATCCTATCAGTGGATGTAGCCAACGCACGGATGACCTTGTGGGATATGTCTGTTCTTGGTGTTAGTAGGGCAGCTAGTAGCTATGATGAGGGAAGCTGGGGAAACAGTGTGCACGGAAATGTATTTGATGCGTCTGAAGTCCCTGAGGCATATACTGTCAACGTGACAATTCCTACCGGTTTATCTGGAAGTGTTCAAGCAGCTACCGTAGGCGATCGAGTAATCGGTGGAACCGTATCAAACACCCAAGTCAGTCTGTGGGGTATAAGCCTCCAAGAAGGTGACGAAGGAGTATTATTGTTCGCGAACACTTGGAACGCACCATCTTCATGGGCTTCTGGTAACCTCTCTGTTAGTGTGAGTGCCATTAGCTTGGAAGATAACGTATTGGTAGTAGGCGGACAACAAAACAGGATGTACTATGGATTCGACCTTGAGAGCGGTGAATATCTATGGGAGCTTGATGAACCCGAACATTACATGAACTTCTTCCAATCAACTAGTGCTGCTATTGCAGAGGGCAAACTGTTCTCAACAGGAGCTGCTGGAATACTGTACTGTTATGATGTCAGCAATGGAGACCTTCTATGGACTTATGAAGCAACTGATGATTACTCAGAAATTTTGTGGGCTAATAACTGGTGGATAAACACGTTGTTCATTACTGATGGAAAAATTTATTGTGGTCACGAAGAACACTCACCAATTGACCCTCGACCTCGTGGTGCACCATTCTTTGCTGTTGACATAAAAACTGGAGAGGAAGTGTTCCGAATTGATGGCGCCTTCCGTCAAACTCACTGGGGTGCTCATGCAATAATCGGAGATAGCATTATTGCAACAATGAACACTTACGATCAACGCATATATGGTGTTGGTAAAGGAGCAAGCGAACTCACAGCAAAAATCAACGACGACGTTATTAGCTTGGGTAGCAGCGCACAAGTAACCGGAACCATAATGGATGTTTCTTCCGGCACGCGATCCACGGCATTGACGACACGCTTCCCAAGTGGTGTTCCCGCAATCGCTGACGAAGACATGAGCGAATGGATGAAATACGTTTACATGCAATTTGAACGCCCAGCAGATGCAGAAGGTGTTACAGTAATCTTATGTGCAGTTGATCCTAACGGCAACTACATGGACATTGACCGAACAACCAGCGACGCATACGGAAACTGGGCATTAGCCTTTAAACCTGAACTAGAAGGCACATACAAAATCATCGCAACCTTCGAAGGATCTGGTGCATACTACGGCTCAACAACAACAACCTACTTGACTGTTGAACCTGCTCCTGCGGTATCAACTCCAATTGACAATGAACCTGTAGACAATGGACCTGTTGATAACAACGAACCTGCCACAGAAGTTCCATTCATTACAACAGAAGTTGCTGTCATTGCAGCAGTTGCAGTAATAGCAATAATCGGTGTAGCCGCATACTGGATACTAAAACGAAAATAAACCACAATTTTCCTCCCTTCTTTTTTTGGGAGAAGCAAAAAAAGAAAAAACAGGGCTGAAAAGATTCAAACACAAAAAATGAAAATACCAATGTGATAGTAGCAAAGTTTTTTCATTTTTACCTCAATTGCCTGTGTTTGAGTCTCAGCAAACCCAGTTTTTTCTTTTTGTTTTCTTACAGCCAAATTGAATTTACTCAATTCTTTTCCTCTTACTGGATTGAAAGAATAGTTTCATAGAATATTTTAGTTTTTACATTGAATATTTGTCAGAATTTGTGTTTAAATTATTTAATAGATTCGTGTTATGCATGTATTATTGTGAACTATTTGATATATGTATTTTTTAATTGTGAACAGTATTTTATGCCAAAAATTAAAAAGGCTAATAATGTAACAATGAATAGAAACAGGTTCATAATTGTGAATCTGATTCCAAAAGACATAGTAAACTAAAGAAGTAAAAAATGGAGGTGTCTATGTGTCAAAAGACCCAAACATAATCTATGTTGGAACAAAACCTGCAATGAGCTATGTTCTTGCTGTCATAACTCATTTTAATGAATCCGGTGCTAAAACCGCTACCTTGAAAGCCCGAGGACGCGCAATTACCACAGCTATCGACGTTGTCGAAATTGTTCGCCGAAAATTCATGAAGGACATTAAAGTTGAAAAAATCGAAATCGGAACTGAAGAACTACAACGAGACGACGGAACAAGAAACGTTTCAACAATTGAAATAACTTTAAAGCACTAATCCTAATGGAACTGTTGCTCAGAAAAAAATTCCATTGTTTTTGTTATTCTTTTTTTGTATTCATTTTTCTAAAAGTCGTCTTGCCGAAGGTAATAGTCATTCTCTTTTTTGGCGCCAAAACTTCTTACGCCTTTGCTTTTGAGTTGTTTTCGTAGTTTTGCGGCGTACTCACAACTGATTTCCTGTCTTTTTTCTAGATAACAGATTATTTCTTCTGCTTGCTGGGGGGTGTCGCATCTGCGCAAAAAATCGATTGCGTCTGGATTGTATCCGTTAAATCTTTTTGCAACTGCTTTTTCTGCTGTAGTAGCATCAGAACGAACCGAGTTAATTTTTGTTTTGCAGTTATCCTTTGACATTTCTTCAGCTATATTGGGGAACATTTCTGAAAATTTTTCCTTTTTAATCTTCAACTTCAGGGCTTCCTTTGGCGCTACAATTTTTCTTGGTACTAAACCTATATTTAAACAGTAATCTGCTTAATGTGGGACAAACTTTTGAAACGGATTATTCTCCAAAACTTTTGTCAGCTCTTTCAAACTCAAACCCGTTTTAATATCTCCGTATGTTTCACATCTTTCTGTTTTTCCCAGTTGTTGTGGGCTCCGAACCGCAATTTCCGCAATATCTGCCGAATCAAGAACAACTTGAATATGAACAGACGACGTTTTGTTTCCCGCTTTAGTTACTGAACGCCGTTCAGTTCCCTTTATGGAGTATCCTTGATTTTGTAGGTGTTCCAAAATCTGTTGATATTCCTCAGAAAACACGGAAATGTCAATGTCGCTGCTTTTTCGGGCGGTGCCTCTCCAAACACTTCCAACCAAAACTGGATTAAACTCTGAAAGTGCCTCCATGATTTGTTTTGCTTCTTTTCGCATTTGTAACAGGCGATTTTTTCTTTGAGGCCCTTCCCGTTCATCTGCAATTATGTCCAGCTCCTCAGCAACCTCCAAGTTACTGGGTAACACTCGAACCCCCAATGTTGCTGAAGCACGTAGTTTTGCTTGCTTGTACTCTTTTTCCTGAGAAGTATACAATAACAGTGCCGCTTCTTGGGCAACCCTGTTCCTTAACATTTTTGTGCGATTGCCCTTCAACCCGTTCCCTCTTTAGCTTTTGTACAGTACTTATTGTTGGTTTTCTATCTTGTGTTGATAGGTTTTGCTGTTTAGTCCATTATTTGGTATAAATATTGAATACTAAAAATGGTTTGATTAGACTTTAGTTCAGATTTTTGGTGTATTTGTGGATTCAATGAGTTCTTTGAGTTCATTCCATTTTTGAATGAATTCCCGCCCTCTTTGTGACGTGGCATACTTTGTTTTGTCTTTGGTTTCTAAAAGTTCGTGTTCTTGCATGTAACCAAGATATTGTTGAAGCATCTTCCAAGACAGGTTTGTCCCATACGTGATTAGAGTCTTGGTTTGTGGTTTTGTGCGCAAGCAAAGAATCTCAGCCGTGATTTCTATTCTGTCCCTTTGTTTCCCTTTACACTCCCAGAATTAAATTACATTTGTTAATGAACTGTTTTTAATGTATATATTCTGTAGATCTGTAGAACACATTATTTACAATTAAACGCCAAGTTGTAATAGCACTTGTTCAACGAAACCAAAAATAGATTAAATATTTAGTTACTTTTGCTTCCAGATGCATGAAATGGCGTTTTGTTTGCATGCCTCAATACAAGGCAGTTTGTTTTCTTCAGGTTTGCATGACGAACAAGTGTAGCGGATTTTTTTACGGTGTTCTTCTGTTATTGCGGCTACGGGTTTGTCTTCTAGGTCGATGAACATCTCTTCCATTTGCAGTGCATTTTGGGGACATGAATTAATGCATTCTTCACAGCTGTTGCATTTTTCAGCGTCTATAACTATGTAGTATTCCCCTGAGCCATCAGTGTAACCGTAATATGTTATTATTTTAATCCCTCACTGATTCAAAGACTTCTCATACAATGCTTTAGCAAACAAAGCCGCCCCAATGGCCCCTGCAGAAGCAGGATCCAATCCAGTTTCTTCAAGGTTCGGAACTGGTAAGCGTTTTACTCCTAGAATCTTTTCCACTCTGTCTACGATTCCAATGTTTTTCGATTGGCCACCCGTGATCACAAAATCTTTTTCACAACCAACTTTTTCGATAAGCTCACTCATTCGAATTGCCATGGCTCTAACATATGCTGCGATGACTTTTTCTTTGGTCCAGCCTTTTCGGAGTAATCCAACTGCTTCTGTTTTTGCGAAAACTACACAGGTGCTGCTGACTGGTTTGGGCTCTTCAGTTACGCTTAAGGATACTTTGCCCACATCTTCAATTGGAATTTTTAGCAAGTCTGCTATGACTTCCATTCCGCGTCCTGTGCCTGCGGCGCATTTGTCATTCATTAGGAAACTGACTACTTTGCCGTTTTGGTCGACTTTGATTGCTTTGACGTCTTGTCCGCCAACGTCCAGAACGGTTCTAACTGTTGGTCCCCAGATGTAGTTGGCCCCTTTGGCGTGGCAAGCAATTTCTGTGATGGCTCGATTTGCCATTGGAACGTTTACTCGACCGTAGCCTGTTCCGACAATGTAATGAAAATCATCTAGAGTTAAGCCTGTGTCTTCCATGGCCCATCCAAGGGCTTTTTTGGCGCTGTCGGAGCTGTTTGAGCCTGTGCGCATAACGCTCCATGCGTAAATTTCACCATCCAGCATGATTACGGCTTTAGAGCCAACAGAACCAACGTCTACTCCAGCAGTTATGATCTTGGCTTTTTTTGGGTCCATGTTTGGTCTTACTTTTTTGTATTCCAGCCAACGCCAGTATTCGGTTTTTTCGTTGTTATTTGTCATTGTTCTCGTCTCCTTGCACGTTTAGCTTTTTTTGCGGCAACTAATGCTGCTCCGATTGCTCCTGCATAAATTGGTTCTTCGGGAATCAGTAATTCAATTCCTAATCGTCGTTTTAAAGAAGTAACAAATCCAACATCTTTTGCCACTCCGCCCAATAGAACTACGTCAGGGTTTACTCCTAACCTTTTTACCATGGATGAAACTCGTTCTGCCATGGCGTCAAATATTGCTCGGGCAATCTCGGATTTGGGTTCTTCGCGGTGGATAAGGGAAACTACGTCAGATTCTGCAAAAATTACGCAACTTGCGTTTATTGGGCTTGCTCGTTCTGCTTTCAAAGACAGTGGACCCATTTCTTCGAGTTCTACTTCCAAGGCTCGTGCCATGGCTTCGATGAAGGTTCCTGCTCCGGCTGCGCATCGGGCGTTTACAATAAAGTCTTGCATGATTCCATATTCGTCACATTTAACGGCTCTTGCGTCTTCTGCGCCTACGTCGATTACTGTTCGGGCTGAATTGAAAAAGTATACTCCGGATTTGGCGTTTGCTCCCATCATGCTAACTGTTGAGTCAGCAAAGGTTGCCATGTCGACTCCTGCTCCGGTGGCTGTTATATGTTCTACTTCTTCTCTGGAAATGTTAGCATCTTTTAATGCTTCTTCTAGGGCTTTTTGGGCGACTTTTGCGGGTTCAAATCCTACAAATTCTTGGGCTTTGCCGACGACTTGTTTGTCTTTTATTATTGCGACTTTTACCCTTTGGGTGCCCATGTCTACTCCTGCAGAAACTACCACTTTGTTCTCCTCTTAGATGTCCATACGTGCTTCCAGCATTTCCAGGAATGCTTCAACACGTGTTTTCATTTGTCCCACATCTTCGCGGGTGTATTCTGTGTCAAGGTAATACACCGGTATATTCATTTTGTCAAGCACATTTTTGATGCGTTGATACTCCATGGCGTAAAGGATGCAGCCTCGGACAACGTAGTAGATTACACCGTCGACTTTGTATTCTTTTATTCGGTCGATTATCCAGTTGATTC
The Candidatus Bathyarchaeum sp. genome window above contains:
- a CDS encoding PQQ-binding-like beta-propeller repeat protein, producing NQQVLLHVGITDYLNTAEDGWEGMSVTIEKPDGSTDTLTDIRTDSTGGTGVVYTPTMTGTYRMTAHFPEQDYYWDGTSFFAGKSGTYTYESSDSEVLELVVDDSSVEYYPAHSLPNEYWDRPIDNQLREWGSISGSWVRSPDNMYAPYNDGPETAHILWAKELDIGGLAGGELGGRSYGIGDAYEGKWGGSFGAGAPIILAGRLYYIEGGANGDAPVVTHCVDLSTGEELWSKVFGNNQTISFGQILYWDTYNYHGAYPYLYIQEGGASMFGPPVPGKLTAFDALNGDWRFTIDNVPAGTTLYGPNNELYILSVDVANARMTLWDMSVLGVSRAASSYDEGSWGNSVHGNVFDASEVPEAYTVNVTIPTGLSGSVQAATVGDRVIGGTVSNTQVSLWGISLQEGDEGVLLFANTWNAPSSWASGNLSVSVSAISLEDNVLVVGGQQNRMYYGFDLESGEYLWELDEPEHYMNFFQSTSAAIAEGKLFSTGAAGILYCYDVSNGDLLWTYEATDDYSEILWANNWWINTLFITDGKIYCGHEEHSPIDPRPRGAPFFAVDIKTGEEVFRIDGAFRQTHWGAHAIIGDSIIATMNTYDQRIYGVGKGASELTAKINDDVISLGSSAQVTGTIMDVSSGTRSTALTTRFPSGVPAIADEDMSEWMKYVYMQFERPADAEGVTVILCAVDPNGNYMDIDRTTSDAYGNWALAFKPELEGTYKIIATFEGSGAYYGSTTTTYLTVEPAPAVSTPIDNEPVDNGPVDNNEPATEVPFITTEVAVIAAVAVIAIIGVAAYWILKRK
- the albA gene encoding DNA-binding protein Alba, producing MSKDPNIIYVGTKPAMSYVLAVITHFNESGAKTATLKARGRAITTAIDVVEIVRRKFMKDIKVEKIEIGTEELQRDDGTRNVSTIEITLKH
- a CDS encoding DUF2095 domain-containing protein, with protein sequence MKIKKEKFSEMFPNIAEEMSKDNCKTKINSVRSDATTAEKAVAKRFNGYNPDAIDFLRRCDTPQQAEEIICYLEKRQEISCEYAAKLRKQLKSKGVRSFGAKKENDYYLRQDDF
- a CDS encoding DUF4269 domain-containing protein — encoded protein: MKGNRTKMLRNRVAQEAALLLYTSQEKEYKQAKLRASATLGVRVLPSNLEVAEELDIIADEREGPQRKNRLLQMRKEAKQIMEALSEFNPVLVGSVWRGTARKSSDIDISVFSEEYQQILEHLQNQGYSIKGTERRSVTKAGNKTSSVHIQVVLDSADIAEIAVRSPQQLGKTERCETYGDIKTGLSLKELTKVLENNPFQKFVPH
- a CDS encoding winged helix-turn-helix domain-containing protein → MEITAEILCLRTKPQTKTLITYGTNLSWKMLQQYLGYMQEHELLETKDKTKYATSQRGREFIQKWNELKELIESTNTPKI
- a CDS encoding 4Fe-4S dicluster domain-containing protein: MDAEKCNSCEECINSCPQNALQMEEMFIDLEDKPVAAITEEHRKKIRYTCSSCKPEENKLPCIEACKQNAISCIWKQK
- the bzdQ gene encoding benzoyl-CoA reductase, bzd-type, subunit Q, with the translated sequence MTNNNEKTEYWRWLEYKKVRPNMDPKKAKIITAGVDVGSVGSKAVIMLDGEIYAWSVMRTGSNSSDSAKKALGWAMEDTGLTLDDFHYIVGTGYGRVNVPMANRAITEIACHAKGANYIWGPTVRTVLDVGGQDVKAIKVDQNGKVVSFLMNDKCAAGTGRGMEVIADLLKIPIEDVGKVSLSVTEEPKPVSSTCVVFAKTEAVGLLRKGWTKEKVIAAYVRAMAIRMSELIEKVGCEKDFVITGGQSKNIGIVDRVEKILGVKRLPVPNLEETGLDPASAGAIGAALFAKALYEKSLNQ
- a CDS encoding acyl-CoA dehydratase activase, encoding MVVSAGVDMGTQRVKVAIIKDKQVVGKAQEFVGFEPAKVAQKALEEALKDANISREEVEHITATGAGVDMATFADSTVSMMGANAKSGVYFFNSARTVIDVGAEDARAVKCDEYGIMQDFIVNARCAAGAGTFIEAMARALEVELEEMGPLSLKAERASPINASCVIFAESDVVSLIHREEPKSEIARAIFDAMAERVSSMVKRLGVNPDVVLLGGVAKDVGFVTSLKRRLGIELLIPEEPIYAGAIGAALVAAKKAKRARRREQ